In Bacteroides cellulosilyticus, the genomic stretch GGCTATCAAGAACGTATAGAGCAAAAGATTGATAAGATGATTCAAACCATTGAACAGAAATATGGTTCAAAATAAATACTTATGGGAAATATAGATAAGATAAAGTCTACGATTAAAGGCTGGAGATTGGGAGACTATTTCCGTCAGTTCAGTATTGTGGCGGCAGGTATTATCGTTACCTTTTGGGGAAGCGATAAGGTTACGGAGTATAGTCGTCAAAAAGAGGTGCGGGCCGCGATGCAACTGGTGACGGAAGAATTGGAGTATAACAGAAAGGAACTGCGCAATATAAAGCACTTGTTGGATATAGACAGGAACATGAGTTCTTTGCTAATAGAGCATAAAATGGATATATCGCGAATACCGGCGGATACTTTAAGTAAGTATGACAAGCTTTTCAATAATATGAGTGAACTCTCTTATAAAACCGATGCATTGGATGTCTTGAAAGGTTCTTCGTTGATGCAGTATATTTCTGACAAGCGTTTGTTGCAGGATGTATTGCAAACCTATTTTGAGTTGGGAAGGCGGAAGAAAGATGTCAGTGATTACTATGCAGCAAAAACGGATGTAATTATGAAACTTGCCATGTCCAGGAATTTTAAGTTTGCTTTAAAAACTAACAATAACCTGCTGGATCAAATCTCATTTCTTATAAGTAATGATCAATTTGTCAATTTTGTCATAATGGTACCCGGCTTCTTATACTGGGAAGAATTTGATGAACTGGATGAGGTGCTTGACAAGCAAATACAGACATTGAAAGCAAAGTATAAATAATCTCCATTCTTTAACTTCTTTTTAGATATAACATTGCAGCATTCTACGGAAAGCTGCGTCTAACTAACAAACGACGCGAAGAGGCGTCCGTAAAAAATAGCACTGACATTGGAAAATGAAATAGAACTGATAGAGGGCTGCCGGGCAGGAAAGGATTCCGCACGTAAGGAATTGTATACCCTTTATTCCAAGCAGATGCTTGCGGTATGCTACCGCTATACGGGCGACGAAGATGCTGCGCATGACGTACTGCACGATGGGTTCATCAAAATTTTTACCCATTTCACTTTCCGGGGCGAATGTGCACTGGCAACGTGGGTGACAAGAGTAATGGTGACACAGGCAATAGATTATCTGCGAAAGCAGAAACGCATCACCCAGCTGGTGGTGAACGAAGAACAATTGCCCGACATACCCGACGAAGCAAGTATAGCCGACAGTGGTAGCCGCCTCTCTGAACAGCAGTTGATGGCATTTGTGGCAGAATTACCCGATGGATGCCGAACCGTTTTCAACTTGTATGTGTTTGAAGAGAAATCGCACAAGGAGATAGCGGAAATGCTTGGGATTAAAGTACATTCATCCACCTCGCAACTGCATCGCGCCAAGAATTTGTTAGCAAAAAGAATTAAAGAATATACAGAGTATGAAAGGAAATGATGAAATAACCGGTTTGTTCCGCAGTCGCCTCTCTGGTGCAGAGATGACGGTGCGGGATGGCTTTTGGGAGGAGCTGAAAGGCGACCTGTCAAGAGTTGAAACCGATGCAACCAATACTTCTGC encodes the following:
- a CDS encoding RNA polymerase sigma factor, with product MENEIELIEGCRAGKDSARKELYTLYSKQMLAVCYRYTGDEDAAHDVLHDGFIKIFTHFTFRGECALATWVTRVMVTQAIDYLRKQKRITQLVVNEEQLPDIPDEASIADSGSRLSEQQLMAFVAELPDGCRTVFNLYVFEEKSHKEIAEMLGIKVHSSTSQLHRAKNLLAKRIKEYTEYERK